The sequence below is a genomic window from Sulfuracidifex metallicus DSM 6482 = JCM 9184.
CTCCTCCTATATCGATTTCAAATTTTCATAAGGGTAATGTATGGCTGTTCTTAGTAGAAGTTCCTAACAACGAAAGTCTGGACAACATAGAAAAGTTTATGTCGTCATTACAAAATGCACAAGTAACAGGACATCTTCCTTTCTATGCTCAATCAGCTTACTATACCCAAAGCAACATTGAGATAATTGATATTACCACGGTTGCTCTAGTGGGAATACTGTTGGCACTTCTGTTGAGAGCTTTGATACCTATTTTAGTTTTAGTTATTGATGCAGGTGTTGGTGTTATACTTTCGTACGGTATTATGTACTTAGCCTCCTTACTAGGATATAAAATATATTACATTTCTGGACTAGTTACTCCACCTATAGTATTTGGTATTTCTATTGACTACGCCATTTTGTTCCTATATAGATACTTTGAAGAACTCAGAAAAGGTGGAATGGATAAAGAACGCGCTATTGGAAGAGCATTCTCGACAGCAGGAAAGGGTGCAGCGTTTAGCGGCCTCTCTATCGTGATAGGGTTTGTCGGTTTCATAATTTCTCCTTCGTCCCTCCTTAAGAATATAGGAGTAGCTTTAGTAATTTCATCAATCTCATCTGTAATAGTAGCAGTATTTTTAACATATACAATAATTTCGATCATACCTGTAAACAAGCTAGGTTTTCCTAGGAAGGAGGTACCAAAAAGTGAGGACGTTAGAGAAAGCTACCTTGAGAAAGTTGCATCTCTTTCAATTAATAAAAGGAATTTAGTTATAGTAGGGATGATAGTACTCTTAGTTTTCTCTATAGGCTTTTCCATGGTTCATTCAACCAACGGCAACATAAACGAAATTATACCTTCATATGCATCTTCATTAAAAGCAGAAAATCAATTATCCAATTTTTATAATTACAGTATAGATTATATAGTACTAAAAGGCAATCCCAACTCAAGCTATAGTCATATCCTTAACTTAACCAAGACCTTAATTAATAGAGGAGACATAGTTTACGGACCTGCATCAATAGGTAAGTATATAGTTAACAAGAGTACTTCGCTGACTAATCATTTCTATAGAGATGGATATACTCTAATGGTAGTTTATATTCCGTATCCAGTTTTCTCAAAAGGTGCAATAAATGAGACCAATCAATTAATATCTACAGGAGCTCTTGTTGGAGGCTCGAACGCTCAAAGGATAGTTATAATAGATAATTCTGAAAATGTATATTTCCATTTTACTTTGTTGTTTACAATAATAGGTATTATATTATATTTATTTATAATACTTGGTTCGCTATCTATACCACTTAGACTTGTTCTAACCATAGGCATAAGCTCTGTATTTGGTGTTGCAATGATGTATGCTGTTTTTGGCTCTGTTTATTGGATAACACCTCTTGTAGTATTTGCGCTTTTATTTGGTTTAGGAATAGATTATGATTTATTTATAATCTTAAGATTAATAGAGACTAACGAGCCAAACTGGAATAATAGAATCATCTTCTCTATAAAGAAAACGGGTCTTGTGGTTACTGCGGCCGGTTTAATATTATCTGGCGCTTTCTTTTCCCTTATGGTTTCAGACCTTAGGTTTTTACAAGAGATAGGCTTCGCAGTCGGAATTTCTGTGCTTTTTGATACGTTCGTAGTGAGGCCAATTCTCGTACCTGCCATTTTAAGTGTCTTAAAGGAAAACAACTGGTGGCCTAACTTGAGGCATAGGACCTAGCTATCTTAAGAACTTTTTCAGCAACTTCCAGAGGATTTCTGCCGAATATATATGTAACTGGTTCTAATCCCTTTCCGCCCAAGTGAATTACTGCGTCCTCTTTGCAGTTGAAGACCGAGCTAACGGCTTCAGCAATCATTTTATCATCTACAGAATCTTGTGGGCCAACTTTAGAAAAGGAAAGACCATTAGCCCTTATTGAGGATTCAACCTTAGAATCGTACTTTATGTCCATTACGGACCTTACATCTGGACAATTGTCCATAATTCTAATTAAAATTTCAGAAAGGTGTTTACTTCCTCCCCATTGCGGTTTCGAAGCTGCAATCGGAACTCCCCTTATGTTGGCTATTCTCCCTGGTATTCCTAAAATGTCGTTGTAATCCTTAGCCCCTCTCTTTGCAAATGCCAAATTGCTTAATACTTGTGGTATGAGGAACGAAATTAGTGGATTTTGTATTATTTTTAATGCATCATAGAAAATAGTCTCCTCGTCTTGTCTATATATTTCACCACATATAGCACAATCGGCCGGAATTTCCCTATCCATTCCTCTATGAAATTTGCAAAATCTTAGATTACTTAGAAATATTAAAGATCTAGTTGTGATAAATAGCATTGCACTCTTCACACCCTCTCTAGTTAATACCTCTGTCAAAGAGCATAACATCTCATCAATTTCTTCCTTATTCAATCCCATTTGAATTAATTTTTCCTTGTATTCTTGTTCATTTTCCTCTAAGTATTGTTTAACTGCAGGCTGAGTAACACCTAAAAGGGACGCTATTCTAGTTTGACTCATACCTTGTTCTCTAAGCTTTTTAGCTTCAAGCACCCTTAATGAAGGTAGAAGATGGTCTGTAATCAGATATAATGGTGACTTTAACATTGATTACACCTAACATTGAGCTTGATAATAACTTCTCTCTAAGTTTTTCAGCCATTGATGGGACATTTCACGAGATATTCACCGAGGAAGGAGTCAGGAGTTTCGTAGTGGTTGGTATCGTTAAAGGTAAGGTTACAAGTTCATCGTTAGATATACAAGAGATTGAAATCGTAAAGGGAATTTACGAAGGGAGTGGGGAAAATGCTATGAGAGTAGCAGAGTACGAAGAGGCTCGTAAAGCTAAATCTGATATAGTCCTGATGGATAGGAAAATTTCCTTTGATACTTCCCTAGGTATCATTCCTCCAAAAAGATATTTAGGCATAGTGAAAGACTTTGATCCAAACACTAGAAAAGAATTACAAGCTAATGATCATACACCTTGGATAAAATCCGAGTCTAAATCAGAATTAAGGCAAGGTTACTTTAGGTTATATCCTTACTCTTGGGTCTTTATGTTTGAAACCAACATACTAGACGATTCTACGCTACTAAAGGTGCTTACGATTATGGGCAACGTACCATTGCCTGAGGCATTAGGCTACAATTATCCACTTTTCTTAGCTGATAAATTAGTAAAATATTACAGAGACAAGGAATATCGCGGAATTGAATTATTGCTTTCCCCTTCACGTTACAGAGATTTCAGAGGTTTAGTGGAGCATTTAAGACATTCTAGCAGGTTTTACTAAGTATGGATCTAATGGGGAAATTGAGGGACGTAAAAGTCATCACCAGGCAAACCGCAGACGGAAGAGGTTCTATATCATTTAGATCTTATGTAATAGAATTTCCTTTTTCTAGGTCTCAGATTAACGTTGGAAAGTTACTCTACACTCCAACGATAGAGAAGGGCAAGTTTCTACTTTTAGAGGTAGCAGACTTTCAGCCATTCCATTACGGAATGGTTAATCTAGATCCTTCAATTCCATTAACTATTAGGAGGGAAGTTATGAAAGGCGTAGAGGAGAGTTGGGAGAAGGAAAACCCTATGGAGGCCTGGGTAGACGTTTACGCATATCCAATAGGATACATCATGGAACTATCTAATTCGCCTAAGTTCATTAAGGGTTACCTTCCCCCTCTACCTGGATCTACAGTTAGAATTCTAGACGAAACTACATACAAGAGCTTCGTTTGTTACGATGGCCCTTCTCTAGGTAAGATATATGGCGAAAATATGGATATTACAATTAACCTAAAGAGAGCAATAGGTTATCATATAGGAATTTTTGCATTCACCGGATCAGGTAAGTCTAACCTTTCTTCCTTACTAGTAAGAAAAATCTTGTCTAACTGTCCCAATACTAAGATTGTTGTCTTTGACGTTTCGATGGAATATTCCGTTTTACTAAATGATATAATTTCTAAATATAATTCTCGTATAATTTCTACAGATAGAATTCCCTTTTCTGAGGAAGAAGCTAAGAAACGATTTTTCAGGAGTCATGTGATACCAGAGGAGATCCTAGACCTAAAGAAGAAAATGGGTGAAAACTTGGGCAAAATTTTTAGACAAGGCAAAATGAAACAGCTTTACGTTCCTCCTCAGGGTACACTTTACATGACATATGGAGATCTGGTGGACATGGTTAGAACACAAGCCGAAGATAAGTATACGGCAGTTTCTCTAAAGCCTGTGTTTTATTCAATGCTTACCTCACTAGATAAATTCATGAGGGAGAACAAACTTTCAAGGGAAGACTTAGTTGACGATAGAATTTTACCTTTGCTTGAAGAAACCGAAAAATTAGCTAAAGATTCTCACGCCAGGGAGAACGCCTCAATATTTACTTTCATACTCTCTCTCAGATCTTACGTTTCAATAGATATGAGTGAAAATGAGGAATATGATATTGAAAAAGTGGCTATTGAAATATTGGAAGATTCTCCTGAATCCCCTCGACTTTTCGTTATAGAACTTCCTAATCTAGATGAAGGAAGGCAGATAGTTTCATCAATAATTGAAAATGTTTATGCTAGGAGGAAGAGGTCTTATTCTACGGATCCAAAGGTCCTATTCATAATAGATGAGGCTCAAGAATTCATACCTTACGATACAAAATCTAGGGGAAACAGTGAGGCTTCTAGCTCATCAATAGAGAAACTTCTAAGGCATGGGAGGAAGTATTACCTAAATGCTTTAATAAGCACGCAGAGGCTAGCATATCTTAATACCAACGTATTGCAACAACTTCACACATATTTCATTAGTACGTTACCTAGACCTTATGATAGGCAATTGGTAGCAGAAACCTTTGGCATAAGTGATTCCCTCCTAGATAGAACCCTTGATCTGGAATCTGGGCAATGGCTCTTAGTTAGTTTTAAGGCTGCGTTACCTCATGACGTTCCAGTTTTCTTTACAGCTGAAAATAATTTGGATATACTTAGGAAAGAAATGTCGTAAGATCCAGTTTTTAGTCTCTTCATGAATTTGTTATTAGGGTCAATAATGGCAAAGGAACTCTTCCAATTCGATTCATATGTAAAGGAGAATATCTCAAAAGTAGTAGAGAAACCTGTGGATAATATCCTTGTTTTAGATGAGACGATATTTTATCCCGGTGGAGGAGGTCTAGAGAAAGATCATGGTGAAATAAACGGTATAAAGGTAGTAGATGTTAAAC
It includes:
- a CDS encoding MMPL family transporter; this encodes MHRAWSQLALWLILIATLAPFAATISSYFVYSDSPFLSKNLESVQAENIITKYFNISEKDSIYVLYNGSYNNGLKEIYSNLYLLNDAKVITPYQYINNTMIEYERYLEPLISSYCDNISKLHGLYVNLTHYRDFLFQNSSLFEEELNFTYWYPTHYNYFSSYFSSPKLKEFLTYFNSSNGSIIERERNASLKVFENPFVLCFSNKNYTNLTLINKVINDPNYPLLIKELTGVNVTIEELKNPHAYVLSKVEEKVPPPPISISNFHKGNVWLFLVEVPNNESLDNIEKFMSSLQNAQVTGHLPFYAQSAYYTQSNIEIIDITTVALVGILLALLLRALIPILVLVIDAGVGVILSYGIMYLASLLGYKIYYISGLVTPPIVFGISIDYAILFLYRYFEELRKGGMDKERAIGRAFSTAGKGAAFSGLSIVIGFVGFIISPSSLLKNIGVALVISSISSVIVAVFLTYTIISIIPVNKLGFPRKEVPKSEDVRESYLEKVASLSINKRNLVIVGMIVLLVFSIGFSMVHSTNGNINEIIPSYASSLKAENQLSNFYNYSIDYIVLKGNPNSSYSHILNLTKTLINRGDIVYGPASIGKYIVNKSTSLTNHFYRDGYTLMVVYIPYPVFSKGAINETNQLISTGALVGGSNAQRIVIIDNSENVYFHFTLLFTIIGIILYLFIILGSLSIPLRLVLTIGISSVFGVAMMYAVFGSVYWITPLVVFALLFGLGIDYDLFIILRLIETNEPNWNNRIIFSIKKTGLVVTAAGLILSGAFFSLMVSDLRFLQEIGFAVGISVLFDTFVVRPILVPAILSVLKENNWWPNLRHRT
- a CDS encoding thiamine-phosphate synthase family protein, with protein sequence MLKSPLYLITDHLLPSLRVLEAKKLREQGMSQTRIASLLGVTQPAVKQYLEENEQEYKEKLIQMGLNKEEIDEMLCSLTEVLTREGVKSAMLFITTRSLIFLSNLRFCKFHRGMDREIPADCAICGEIYRQDEETIFYDALKIIQNPLISFLIPQVLSNLAFAKRGAKDYNDILGIPGRIANIRGVPIAASKPQWGGSKHLSEILIRIMDNCPDVRSVMDIKYDSKVESSIRANGLSFSKVGPQDSVDDKMIAEAVSSVFNCKEDAVIHLGGKGLEPVTYIFGRNPLEVAEKVLKIARSYASS
- a CDS encoding ATP-binding protein — translated: MDLMGKLRDVKVITRQTADGRGSISFRSYVIEFPFSRSQINVGKLLYTPTIEKGKFLLLEVADFQPFHYGMVNLDPSIPLTIRREVMKGVEESWEKENPMEAWVDVYAYPIGYIMELSNSPKFIKGYLPPLPGSTVRILDETTYKSFVCYDGPSLGKIYGENMDITINLKRAIGYHIGIFAFTGSGKSNLSSLLVRKILSNCPNTKIVVFDVSMEYSVLLNDIISKYNSRIISTDRIPFSEEEAKKRFFRSHVIPEEILDLKKKMGENLGKIFRQGKMKQLYVPPQGTLYMTYGDLVDMVRTQAEDKYTAVSLKPVFYSMLTSLDKFMRENKLSREDLVDDRILPLLEETEKLAKDSHARENASIFTFILSLRSYVSIDMSENEEYDIEKVAIEILEDSPESPRLFVIELPNLDEGRQIVSSIIENVYARRKRSYSTDPKVLFIIDEAQEFIPYDTKSRGNSEASSSSIEKLLRHGRKYYLNALISTQRLAYLNTNVLQQLHTYFISTLPRPYDRQLVAETFGISDSLLDRTLDLESGQWLLVSFKAALPHDVPVFFTAENNLDILRKEMS